The following proteins are encoded in a genomic region of Dyadobacter sp. UC 10:
- a CDS encoding sodium:solute symporter family protein, which translates to MLAISIVIYLLANLGVGLWSSSRISSTQDFVLAGRKLPLILAASASFATWFGSETILGAPTEFVEKGLLGVIEDPFGAALCLLLVGLFFARKFYKMNIITFCDFFRIRYGRQAELLSAILIIPSYFSWIAAQLLAMGIVLKVVLGWSLAACILSSSVVVILYTIWGGMWSISITDFVQTLMIIIGLVIVSVSLYQDVGGFQPLIDKAPPGFFRFFPDFTFKASVEYFAAWITIGLGSIPQQDVFQRVMSAKSAKVSVQASLLSSLMYLTVALLPLFIGLCGQYLYPQPKEDGQMIIPNMILQHMGLPLQILFFGALVSAILSTTSSAVMAPAVVFGENIVKFFNPKLDDRQLLRIIRASIIVITGTCIIMALTRESIFDLVAESSAFSLVSLFVPLAAGVYWKATNQLGCIFSMVFGLVVWIACSFFNTEYPPLIYGLLASLGGMILGIILARRYPGLSDIGVK; encoded by the coding sequence ATGCTGGCAATTTCTATCGTTATTTACTTGCTGGCCAATCTCGGGGTCGGACTCTGGTCATCGTCCCGGATTTCGTCTACTCAGGATTTTGTGCTGGCTGGAAGGAAACTACCGCTTATTCTGGCCGCTTCCGCGAGTTTTGCAACCTGGTTTGGCTCCGAAACCATTCTAGGGGCACCTACCGAATTTGTTGAAAAAGGACTCCTGGGTGTGATTGAAGATCCTTTCGGTGCGGCACTATGTCTGCTTTTGGTAGGGCTTTTCTTTGCGAGGAAATTTTACAAAATGAACATCATCACGTTTTGTGACTTTTTCAGGATCAGGTACGGGCGGCAGGCAGAGCTTCTTTCTGCAATACTGATCATTCCTTCCTATTTCAGTTGGATCGCTGCGCAGTTACTTGCAATGGGCATTGTGCTGAAAGTAGTGCTGGGCTGGTCGCTGGCAGCTTGTATCCTCAGCAGCTCGGTCGTCGTGATCCTTTACACGATCTGGGGAGGAATGTGGTCCATTTCCATTACCGACTTCGTTCAAACTTTAATGATCATTATCGGTCTGGTGATCGTATCAGTCAGTCTTTACCAGGATGTGGGCGGTTTTCAGCCATTGATCGACAAAGCCCCGCCAGGCTTTTTCCGTTTTTTTCCCGATTTTACCTTCAAAGCCTCTGTTGAATATTTTGCAGCCTGGATCACGATCGGGCTGGGATCAATTCCGCAGCAGGATGTATTTCAAAGGGTTATGTCCGCCAAATCCGCCAAAGTTTCGGTGCAGGCTAGCCTTTTGTCTTCGCTCATGTATCTGACAGTCGCATTACTTCCGCTATTTATCGGCCTGTGCGGCCAATATCTTTATCCTCAACCCAAAGAAGACGGCCAAATGATCATTCCGAATATGATCCTGCAACACATGGGACTACCCTTGCAGATCCTCTTTTTCGGCGCGCTGGTTTCGGCCATATTGAGCACGACCAGCAGCGCAGTAATGGCGCCCGCAGTCGTTTTCGGGGAGAATATTGTTAAATTTTTTAATCCAAAACTCGACGACCGGCAGTTACTGCGCATTATCCGCGCCAGTATTATCGTGATCACCGGCACCTGCATTATCATGGCGCTCACCCGCGAGAGTATCTTTGATCTCGTTGCCGAGTCGTCTGCATTCAGTCTGGTATCGCTTTTTGTTCCGCTCGCTGCGGGCGTTTACTGGAAAGCGACAAATCAGCTGGGCTGCATTTTTTCCATGGTTTTCGGACTGGTAGTCTGGATCGCCTGTTCGTTTTTTAATACCGAATACCCTCCGCTGATCTACGGTTTACTGGCCAGCTTGGGAGGAATGATCCTGGGCATAATCCTCGCGAGACGCTACCCAGGACTTTCCGATATCGGGGTTAAATGA
- a CDS encoding SDR family NAD(P)-dependent oxidoreductase, producing MDLQLKGKTAFISGSTQGIGLAIAQNLAREGATVIINGRSQDKVDEVVRKLQQDVSGADISGIAADFSKVNEVNALTEKLPEIDILINNAGIFEPKPFIEITDDEWFKFFEVNVMSGVRLSRYFFPKMIAKNWGRIIFISSESAVNIPEEMIHYGTTKTAQLGVSRGLAELTKGTNVTVNTVMPGPTRSEGVAEFVKQLAAGNNMSPEEAEKDFFKTARPTSLLQRFSSVEEIANLVTYVASPLSSATNGSALKVDGGVAKFII from the coding sequence ATGGATTTGCAACTAAAAGGAAAGACAGCGTTCATCAGCGGATCTACGCAGGGAATTGGTCTTGCTATCGCTCAGAACCTGGCCAGAGAAGGTGCCACGGTGATCATCAACGGAAGATCTCAGGATAAGGTGGATGAAGTGGTGAGAAAATTGCAGCAGGATGTTTCCGGAGCTGATATCTCGGGCATCGCAGCGGATTTTTCAAAAGTGAATGAAGTAAATGCATTAACTGAAAAGCTGCCCGAAATCGATATTCTGATCAATAACGCAGGAATTTTTGAGCCAAAACCATTTATAGAAATAACTGATGACGAATGGTTTAAATTTTTTGAAGTGAATGTAATGAGCGGCGTAAGGCTTTCACGCTACTTTTTTCCTAAAATGATCGCGAAGAACTGGGGCCGCATTATTTTTATTTCGAGTGAATCCGCTGTCAATATCCCGGAGGAAATGATCCATTACGGTACCACCAAAACCGCCCAGCTGGGTGTAAGCCGAGGTTTGGCCGAGCTGACCAAGGGTACTAATGTGACTGTCAATACGGTAATGCCCGGGCCAACCAGGTCGGAAGGTGTGGCTGAATTTGTAAAACAGCTGGCCGCAGGTAATAATATGTCACCGGAAGAGGCCGAGAAAGATTTTTTCAAAACCGCCCGCCCGACTTCCCTGCTGCAAAGATTTTCGTCGGTAGAGGAAATTGCGAACCTCGTGACTTATGTGGCGAGCCCGCTGTCTTCCGCAACTAATGGTTCTGCATTAAAAGTGGACGGAGGCGTAGCGAAATTTATCATTTAA